The Novibacillus thermophilus genome segment TGTGCGGAGGGCCGGCGACACACATGCGACATTGTCCAATAGACAGATCCAACAATTCGTACACGTTGCGCTCTTCTTCCATCAACACATCTTTGCCGACGATGCCGATGTCCGCGACACCGTATTCCACGTACGTCGGCACGTCCGTCGGTTTGGCCAAGAAAAAGGTGAAACCCGCCTCCTCAAGCGGGATAATCAGCTTCCGCGACGACTCAGAGAAGTCGGCGGGAAGCGGAATGCCGGCTGAGCGGAAAAGTTCGACCGTCTCACTGAAGATACGCCCTTTCGGCATCGCCACTGTCAACATTTGCTGCTTGTCACTCATCCGTCTCCCCCCGATCCGCCCTCCACACAAACCACCTCGTCGTACCGTTCACTCAGCTTTTCGACATCCGCCTTTTCCAGCTCTGACCCCACTTGCATGGTCACCCGACGGCCTTTCTGCCGCCATTTCCTCGCTGAACGCAACGCCTCGAACCTCTCGGAAGGGTCGTACACGATGAGCACGTGCTCCTTCTGATCCTCGGTCAAAGGGCTTACGTCCAGCACGCGATCCACCTTCAACTGAAAGCCGACGGCTGCTGCGGACCGGCCGAACCGGGCGAGCAGCGCGTCGTACCGGCCACCACTTAACAAGGGAAAGCCGTGGTCCTCTGCGTACCCTTCAAAGTATATTCCCGTATAGTAGTTCATCTTGCCAATCATGCTCAGATCTAACGTGACAAACGGGGTCACACCGTAAACGTCCAGCGCCTCCCACACTTTGCGCAAATGATCGAGGGCCTCTCGTTCCTCGACCGATGCCGCTTCAGCCATCCTCTCCTGTAACAGCGCCTTTCCGCCCCGCCACGCGAGGAGCTCGTTGAGCCGCCGCTTGGCATCGCCGCCGAGAGACAACTGTGCCACCGCTTCGCGATAACCGACATAGTCGTAGTCGTTCAAATAGCTTTTGAGCTGTTCAATCGCCTTGTCGTCCCCAATACAATGTCGCAGAAAGGCGTTTAAAAAACCGACATGCCCGATGGCCAACTGAAACGGTTCGACTGAACAGACCTTCAAACTCTCGATGGCCAGGGCCAGCATTTCCGCGTCGCCGTCGGGAGATGCGTCTCCGATCAACTCCACACCCATCTGTTTGAATTCCGCGCTCCGTCCCGCTTCGTTCTCCTGGGCTCGAAATATGTGGGCGCAGTAAGACAGGCGCAAGGGCAGCGGTTCGTGGCGCAACACCGAAGCGACGACACGCGCAATCGGCGTGGTCATATCCGGGCGCAGGACGAGGGTGTTGCCGTGTTTGTCCAACAGTTTAAACTGTTTATGATTCAACGTGGAGCTCGCTCCACCGACCGTCTCGTCATACTCCAGTGTCGGAGTCATCACTTCATCGTAGCCCCATAGCCCAAACAAGCGGCCGACGCGCTCCTCAATCAAGCGCAGTTTGCGCACGGCTTCGGGCAAGTAATCGCGCATACCCACGGGCTTTTCAAAACCTCGTGGCTCATCCGCTGCATGGCCGGGATGCGATGTGTGGCTCAAACGCCTCATCCAATTGCCTCCAAACTCACAAACACTTTAGTGTGGTAGCAAACTAAAGCGCCTTATCGTTGCCAGTTATCTTACCACGCGTCCCTTTTTCCGTCAATACAATGAACCCAGCTAAGCGCAAGTTGCGATGCTCTTAAAAACCGATCATACCAGGCATTGAACATTGCAAAACAAGACTATCCCTTTTTAAGGTCAAGATACGTCTTCATCTTTTTTTCAAATGTAAAGGCGATTGACGGTAAGATCGGTTTATGGGATTCTAATTTTAAAGTTCTTCAATAAAGGGGCAAAGTCCTTTTTTTGAGCTTCAAATTCCTCACGCTTCAGAGGCGATTTTCATGCAAAATGCTCAAAAAAAAAAGAGGGGGGCGTGACACAACGCCTAACGGCTAATTTTCAACTCAACTCTTAGCTCGCTGGTCACAATGGTGGTTCCCTTCTCGTGAGCGATATAAAGGAGGTCCTAGCTTGAGTTCGAAAAAGGTTGCGATCTTGGGAAGTAGCGGCGGGAATTTGTATACCCTCGGTGGAAAAGATCCAATGAAACTTCTGCAAGAAATACACGCCCAGTGTGTTGCGGCGAATGTTGGCATTGCTGCCGTGCAATTCATTGGTGCGAAGGCCTCGATGGACACGGTCCAGGAGACGACACCGGCGGAGTTATACGTATGGGATTCGTCGACACAAACAGCCCGTGTGGCGTTTTCTGGAACACTTCGAGAAGTGAACGAACAGGCCGTGCACATCGACAACGAAGTCGCTCAACAAATTGACGCCGGCCACATTGACGGCATTATCTTAATGAGTGCCGATCCAAACGGTACGAATAAAGAAGCGATTGCCGCAGCGATTAGAAAGCGCATCCCGATTGTTGGGACAGGCGGTACCTCTATGGCGATAACCAGTTCTAAAGGCGGTCATGTCATCGCCGCGTCGGGGACGACGGGAACGACGAACCGGACGCGCGCTGTTTCGTTCCTCAGTTCACTGGCGAAATATTGGGGGATGAGTTATCGGCCGGCGATTGGTCACTCGAAGGAGACCGTGGCAGACAACCCTCTAAAACGGATTCAATTTAGAGGGATCATGTTAGCTGCCTTACCGGGCTTTATTTCTCTCGCCATTATTCTCGCTCTTAGTAAAATCCCCATCCTGTCAAGCCTAAGTGACGTTTTTGATATCCTAATAAAAGCGTTGCCAGTTATACTAGCTGCCATAGCCGCTAGACAAATATCCGGATTAGACGAAATTGCCATAGTTGCAGGCATTGTCTCGGGTGTGTTATCTGTTGATGGCGGGATCATTGGCGGGATGATCGCGGGAATCCTCGCGGGAATTCTTGTCAGTTTCCTTTTTCAAAAGTGTGTTAGCTGGAATTTCCCGACAACGACCGTTAACATTGTCGCCGGTGGACTATCCGGACTCATGGCCGGCTCGTTTGTTTACTTTCTCATCGCACCGTTGGCGTTGGAAGCCGGAAATTTAATTCGGCAAGCCATTGAATCGACGATTGCTTTAAGTCCGATTTTGGCTGGTCTTGTAGCCGGACTCCTTATTTGGCCGGCCATTCTTGGCGGCGTTTATCATGCAGCTATTTTACCTATTGTGCTCTTGGAAATGGAAAAATCAGGAAATAGCTTTCTCGGCGCTGTAGATATGACGGGTCTCGTCATGGTATCGGCTGGAATAACTTTGGCCAACGTTATCTTACCCCGCAAGAGGGGAGAAGCGACACTCGCAACACCCGGATTTTTAATCAATATGGGGTTTGGGACGTTTGTCGAGGCGGCCTATCCATTTATGTTCTCTAACAAAATGGTTTTTGCCGGAGCGATAGGATCGGCTGGATTGGCCGGTTTACTTGTCGGACTTTTTGAAGTAAGGGGAACGGCTTATGTGCCATCCCTCGTATCTCCCTTTTTGTCCAACAATGTGACCGGACTCACGATGGCCATGGCAGGCGGCTTTGTCAGTTCATTTGTGATTACACTCATTGCAAACAAATTGAGTAAGAAAAAAGACAGTACCACAATGAAGGGGGACTGACGAATGTTTAAAGGAGACATGGAGAGAAAACGTAAAATTGCCATCGAAATAAAGCGTGGTAAGCAATGGAAGAATATAATGGACAAACGATATGAAGTGCTGGCATAACCGGAGATGATGTAAAAATCGCAAAAGCGGTTGTCGACGCTGGTGTACAAATGTCGGAGCCTCATCACCCGACAGTTGCCCTTTCCCGCTGACATCAGGAAGTGACAACGATACACGGTGGGAACACGTCAGGCATACGACTTGATTTAGTAGAGGACGTGTAGCAGCCTCCAATCCGCTATGGAAGCATCTCTCTCGACGCAGTAAACGCGTCGCCAGAAGAAACACGATTACTGCCAATGGAGCCGTTTTCGTCCATTCGCCGCGCGTCATGAAGAACCGTCGTTCAAACCGTTCGACACCATATTAAATCCTGCCATTTTTTAAGACCGTGGATGATCCTCCACATACCGGACAAACTTCGCCGGATTGCCGGCGACGAACGCGTTCGGTTCCACGTCTTTCGTCACAATGGAACCGGCGGCGACAACGGCGTTGTCGCCGATTCTCACTCCTGGCAAAATCGTACAGTTGGCCCCGATCATGACGTTAGAACCGATCTCTACCGCCCCGAGTCGGTACTCGTGCAGTAAGTATTCGTGAGCTAAAATCGTCGTATTGTAGCCGATAATGGTGTTGTCGCCGATTTTAATTTTTTCCGGAAAAAAGATATCCATCATCACCATAAAAGCGACAGCCGTCTGCTGTCCCACTTCCATTCCCAAAAACGAGCGGTACATGGCGTTCTTAAGCCTTAGACTCGGACAGTAGCGGGCCAACTGGATGACGATGACGTTTTTGAACACTTTCCAAAAAGGGACAGTGCGGTACATTTGCCACAATGAATTGCTGCCGCTTACAGGATACCGCGTTGTACGGCGCATCGGAGCCCCCCTATCTCAAATACGTCTGCCGTTCTAGGGTCATCCTGCACAATCATCCGTCTGCCCTCCGACCACCGGGCAAAAGATGATGGCGGCTGGGAAACGTCACAACGACTCCCCTTTCGCCAGCGGCGGCTGATAGCTGCGACGCCGCCAAATGCGCGCCACAACCACTGTGAGGACTATCGCCACGACGACTCGTAACAACAGCAGCGCCCAGATCGGGATTCCCAGCGGGACGAACAGCAGTGTGTCCTCCACGACAGCGTGACAACCGCTTAAGAACAGCAGCATCACATACAAATCGCGTTTGGAAAAAGCCTGCTCCCGCGCCTGCTCGATGATCACCCCTGCTCCGAAAGCAAGGCCAAAGAGCAGCCCCGCCGCCATCGTAACGGCCCCGCGCTCCGGGATGCCGAGGACGTTCATGGAAGCAGAAAGTTTGCGCGAGACGATGTCCAGTACCCCCCAGTCGTTCAACGCTTGAATCATGATCATCAACAAAAAGACGACGACGGAAAACTGCAGGGTACCTGTCACCGCCGTTTGCAAGGCATTCCAGACAATCGGGAGAAAACCGCTCACTTCCGCCTGATCGGGGGCGACCAACCCGTAGCGGGCCGGCTGGTCTCCACCCGACCAGACGAGATGAATGAGGGCCGCTGAACTGAAGGCCATAAACAGCCGCATCGCTGAGACAGCCAGGAGACTGACGCCAATTTTTTTGCACAGAGCCCCTTCCACGAGCAAGTTGTGAGAAAAACTGAGCATGACGGCGAGGATAAACACTTCCTTCACCGTAAATTCCATCGTGAGCACAGCTCCGATGGCAGCGTACAAATTGAGCAGATTCCCGAGCGCCAGCGGAATCGCCGCATCTCCCGGGAGACCGATCCAGCCCATGACCGGCTCGAACAAAAGGACGGCCCAGTCGATGATGGGCGTATGTTGCAAGACGGCTACGATAAACGTGACGGGGAACAGCACTTTTCCTAACGCCCACGCTGTCCTGATCCCAGTCTCGCATCCTTTGCGCCACTGGATTGACTTCATGTCGCCTCTGGCACCTCACCTGCATCCAAGTATTTCACCTTCGCCCGACCTGTTGACCGACGCACAATGATGACAGCGACGGCCGCGATCACGGTGAGGACACTCACTAATTGCGCCGTGCGAATGTTGCCGTAAGCCATCGCTCCCGGCTCAAACAATACGTACATAGGAGACCACAACACCTCGAGGACCCCTTCCAGCCACACCGGTCCGTCAAAAGCCAAACTGTCCGTGCGCAGTCCTTCGATAAAAAAACGCCCTAGTGAATACCATATGAGATACCCGAAGAAAATTTCACCGCGGCGCGGGTTAAATTTTCGCAAGACGACCAATATGGCGACACCGACCACGTTCCACACCGATTCGTAC includes the following:
- a CDS encoding ATP phosphoribosyltransferase regulatory subunit, producing the protein MRRLSHTSHPGHAADEPRGFEKPVGMRDYLPEAVRKLRLIEERVGRLFGLWGYDEVMTPTLEYDETVGGASSTLNHKQFKLLDKHGNTLVLRPDMTTPIARVVASVLRHEPLPLRLSYCAHIFRAQENEAGRSAEFKQMGVELIGDASPDGDAEMLALAIESLKVCSVEPFQLAIGHVGFLNAFLRHCIGDDKAIEQLKSYLNDYDYVGYREAVAQLSLGGDAKRRLNELLAWRGGKALLQERMAEAASVEEREALDHLRKVWEALDVYGVTPFVTLDLSMIGKMNYYTGIYFEGYAEDHGFPLLSGGRYDALLARFGRSAAAVGFQLKVDRVLDVSPLTEDQKEHVLIVYDPSERFEALRSARKWRQKGRRVTMQVGSELEKADVEKLSERYDEVVCVEGGSGGDG
- a CDS encoding PTS sugar transporter codes for the protein MSSKKVAILGSSGGNLYTLGGKDPMKLLQEIHAQCVAANVGIAAVQFIGAKASMDTVQETTPAELYVWDSSTQTARVAFSGTLREVNEQAVHIDNEVAQQIDAGHIDGIILMSADPNGTNKEAIAAAIRKRIPIVGTGGTSMAITSSKGGHVIAASGTTGTTNRTRAVSFLSSLAKYWGMSYRPAIGHSKETVADNPLKRIQFRGIMLAALPGFISLAIILALSKIPILSSLSDVFDILIKALPVILAAIAARQISGLDEIAIVAGIVSGVLSVDGGIIGGMIAGILAGILVSFLFQKCVSWNFPTTTVNIVAGGLSGLMAGSFVYFLIAPLALEAGNLIRQAIESTIALSPILAGLVAGLLIWPAILGGVYHAAILPIVLLEMEKSGNSFLGAVDMTGLVMVSAGITLANVILPRKRGEATLATPGFLINMGFGTFVEAAYPFMFSNKMVFAGAIGSAGLAGLLVGLFEVRGTAYVPSLVSPFLSNNVTGLTMAMAGGFVSSFVITLIANKLSKKKDSTTMKGD
- a CDS encoding acyltransferase: MRRTTRYPVSGSNSLWQMYRTVPFWKVFKNVIVIQLARYCPSLRLKNAMYRSFLGMEVGQQTAVAFMVMMDIFFPEKIKIGDNTIIGYNTTILAHEYLLHEYRLGAVEIGSNVMIGANCTILPGVRIGDNAVVAAGSIVTKDVEPNAFVAGNPAKFVRYVEDHPRS
- a CDS encoding nucleoside recognition domain-containing protein — encoded protein: MKSIQWRKGCETGIRTAWALGKVLFPVTFIVAVLQHTPIIDWAVLLFEPVMGWIGLPGDAAIPLALGNLLNLYAAIGAVLTMEFTVKEVFILAVMLSFSHNLLVEGALCKKIGVSLLAVSAMRLFMAFSSAALIHLVWSGGDQPARYGLVAPDQAEVSGFLPIVWNALQTAVTGTLQFSVVVFLLMIMIQALNDWGVLDIVSRKLSASMNVLGIPERGAVTMAAGLLFGLAFGAGVIIEQAREQAFSKRDLYVMLLFLSGCHAVVEDTLLFVPLGIPIWALLLLRVVVAIVLTVVVARIWRRRSYQPPLAKGESL